Below is a genomic region from Paenibacillus rhizovicinus.
CGCCCGCTCTACGCCGGCAAGGCGTTCGAGCAGCGGCGGTTTCTTCCCGGCGCACCGCAGATCATTTCGGTGCGCCCTAACAACCTGCCCGTCGCGGAACCGGTGACGCCCGGCAGCGAGGGCAAGATCGCGGCGCTGGCTTACCAAGCGCCGCCGCTTTGGACCGCCGTCCGCGGCATCGCGCGCAAGACCGGCGGCACGGTCGATCTCGCCGAGGCGGATATCATCGTCGCCGGCGGCAGGGGCGTGCGCAGCGCGGAAGGCTTCGCGCCGCTGGCCGCGCTGGCCGACGTGCTCGGCGGCGCGGTCGGCGCTTCGCGCGGAGCATGCGACGCCGGCTACTGCGACTATGCGCTGCAGATCGGCCAGACCGGCAAAACCGTCACGCCGAAGCTCTATATCGCCTGCGGCATCAGCGGGGCGATCCAGCATCTCGCCGGGATGAGCCAATCCCGCGTTATCGTCGCCATCAACAAAGACCCCGACGCTCCCATCTTCGGCGTTGCCGATTACGGAATCGTCGGAGACTTATTCGAGATCGTGCCGCTGTTAACCGAACGGTTTCAACGGCTGCTTGGCAAAACCGGCTAAACCTTTCACGGCTACCACGGGTTATCCATTGTTTTATCAATCAAAAGGCGCTTCCCATCCGCGTGTAACGCGGCTTGTGAAGCGCCTTTTCACCTGCGGACAGTCGGCAACGAGGAAGCTCCCGGTTATTGCCTCCGCCTGCCATTCCCGATTTTCCACTTCGTTGTTTTGTTATCGAGAATACTCGGCCGCACCGCCTGGCTGAACACCTATTTGAGCGCGCAAAAAGACCGCAGGGCTAATCCTGCGGTATGCAATTTGCGGCTTGCAGTCTACGGTCTGGGTCTGAGTCGGCAATTTGCGGCTTGCGATTTGCGGTCTGCGGTTTGCGGTCCGCGATCCGCGATCTGCGTTTGCAGCCTACAGTCTACGGAGCAGAATGGCTTCTGCTCCGTCCCATTCATGTCCCTACGTTACTTCGTCATCAACTGGAAGAGAATCGCGATCATTTTCGCCGTCTCTTCGCGCGTTGCGAACTGTTTCGGAGCGAACAGCGTTTGGCTGCCGTTCGGTTTGCCGTTGATGATGCCTGCCTGCTGAACAGCCATTGCCGCCTGCTGCGCGTAAGCCGAGATGCTCGAAGCGTCCGCGAACGTTGCGCCATGGGTCAATGCCGGCAGTTTGTATTGCAGTTTGTCGGCGAAGCGGGCGATCATAGTGACCATCTGCTCCCGCGTAATGTTCGCGCTCGGGTCGAATGCCTTCGCGGATACGCCGCTCGTAATGCCGTTCGCCGCAGCCCATGCAACGGATTTCGCATAGTAAGCATCGCTGCTCACGTCGCTGAACCCGCTTCCGCCGTACGCTGCCAGATCCACGCCTGCCGCGCGGGCGAGAATCAGCGTAAAGTCGGCTCTCGTCACGTTCGCTTTGGGAGCAAAGCTGCTTGCGCTCGTTCCTTTGATAATGTTCCTCGCGGACAGGTAAATGATTTGATCCTTCGCGAAGCTTGAAGCAATATCGCTGAATTTCGTTTCGTTATATCCTACCGCATACGTAGAGAAATGTTTGACGGTGAAGCTCAGCATGCCCGTTACCGGATCGTAATTCGCTTCCGGAACCATCGCGATATCGCCGTTATCCGCGAGATAATACATGATAATCGCATTCATATTCTCGCCTGGCGCCGGTGTGTACGGCACGCTGACGCTTGCCTCGCCGCCAGCAAAATCGGATACTTTCTTGCCGTCCGCCAGGACCGTAAACGAATATACGGGGTGGGACCCGATTGCAGCGGTAACCGACGCTTGCGCCGATGGCGACAGATTCGCCGTCAGATCGGCAAGGTCTACCTTCGCTGCGGATATGGACACGTCGCCCGAAGTCGCCGATTTGGAAATCGTATCAAGCGCCTTCCCGTCGAGCGTCACCCGTGCCAGACCTGCGTCGATCGTTACGGCATTTACCGTGCTGCTCGCCAACTGACTAAGTGCCGTCGCCGGAAGCGTGATCGTATTCTTGGTCGCATTCGAATCGGCGATCGCTTTGATTTCAACGACTTTGTTCCCCGTGCCTGCATTCAGCTTGGACAAGGCTTCCTCGATTTGCTCGCCAGTGACCGCTGCCGTCGCTTGACCGGAACTGTCCGTCGTTGTTTTGACTTCCGTTGTCACCGTTGTGCCTTGCTCGTTCGACGACCCGTTGTTACCCGTTTGACCTGGATTCGTCGGTGTTCCCGGATCAGTCGGCGTACCCGAATCGGTCGGTGTTCCAGGAATGGACGGCGTGCCCGGCGTTTCGCCAGGAACGCTCGACGCAGTTACTTTCACCGTCGCTTCGGCCATTCCGTAGCCGTCTGCGCTGATCGCCGTGATTACAGCCGTACCCTGGCTGCGAGGCGAAACGTTGCCGTTCGCATCCACTCGCGCAACAGCCGTATTGGACGAAGACCAAGTCGCTGTTGCAGCGCCGTTGCCGACAGGCTGTACCGTTGCAACGAGCTTTTTGGACGCGGAGCCCGATGCAATCGTTAACGATGTTTTATCCAGCGTTACTTTCGTGACGTTCATCTGCAGTACCGTTACCGTTCCGCCGACCTCGTTCGCGACGAGAATGAGCGGAAGTCCCGTCGGGCTGGCCGACGCCGGAATGAAGTCGATGCCTTCCGGACCCGTATCGGTTTGCGGCGGCAATGAACCTGCGCCCGCTGCCGTGAAATCGCGGGTATTGATGTAATTCGCGAATACCGGTTTCGTCGGATCGGTCACGTCGTACGTCATGATGCCGCTGATGCGCTCCAAGCCGATGAACGCGAACGCTTTATTGCCGACTTTCCCTACTTTCACGTATTCCGGCTCCGGTCCTTTCTTCGGACTCCGTTTGTCGAATGACACATCCGCATGGTTGGAGTTGAAGTACGCCGGAAGGCGCTGTGCCGTGATTTTCTCGAAGTCGTTGTGGCTGTCGTAAATTTGCTCCATCGTGGCAGGGTTCCACACCGAGAAGGAACGCGCCCCATAGAGGTAGATACCGTCCGGTCCCATGTCGCTCGGCACTTCGACGCCGTCGTACGGCGTCTTGCCGTTGACGGTGTTGTTCGCCAGGAACGTGGCTGCCGCGGAACCCGGCGTCAGGCTGCCTTTCATCGCGCCGATGGTCGAAACGTTCGTCCGGGCGCCCGGCCAATCCGTGCTGTCGCCTTCGTTCGCCGTAAACAGATATGTGTTGCCGTCCACCGTATAGGTGTCGATACCGTCCGGCATGTACATGCCTTTGAACGGCACGTTCTCGAATTTAATGGCGTTGTCTTTCACCAAATCCAGCGAATTGGCCGGATCGTTCAAGTCCTTGTAGCCCAGCCCTTTCACCGAGGTTACCGTACCTTGCGCAATGTTGATCGTGCCGATGGCGTTGCCCTCTTGCAGCGACACATACGCGGTCGCTTCGTCTGCCGACAGCGCAATGTACTCCGGCTCCAAGTCGTACACCGCTGCGTCTTTGGATGTCGCCGGCCCCGTGATGACGCCGTTCGTTGCCAGCCCGCGCAGATGCACAGCGTCGTCGATGACGCTCGGGTTGTCGAATTTGACATGCTTGACGGTGTTGTTAACCGTATCGACAATTGTTACGCTGCCTTCCGGATCGACCGTACTCCGTCCTTCGGCTTCGTCGGCTGTCAGGACATAGCTGCCGTCCTTCGTAACCTTGACCATGTCCGGTTGAACGCCGGCTTCATAGTACTTCACGAAATTGCCGTCGTAATCGAATACGAGAATGATCCCGTTCTTCGTATAGTCCGATTCTTGAATAGCCGCATACACCAGGTCATGCTTGGTGTCGATGTCTACGCTCGTGAAATCGCCGTAAGCGAAGTTCGGAACATGATCCGCGATCGTCTGCTCGATGTTGATTTTGTTGGCTTGCTGGATAGGCACGCCATTCGCGTCAAGGCTTACGATATCCAGCGTCGCCGGATCGCTCGAGCCGTTGACGGAATAAAACTTATGATTGTCCGTGTTGTATTTGACGATTTCGGCTACGCCGCCGTCCGCGTTCGGCGTTCCGGCGATGAAGGAGCCCAGCTTCGTGATGGATACCGAATCCTGGAACATGGGGTTGACGTTGATCGTCAACGATTTCGTCACCGTGCCCGGTGTGCCCGGGGCGCTGTCGGTTACGGTAATGGCTGCCGTATTGGCGGAAGCTGCGTCATCTGCAGGCGTTCCCGTGATGGCGCCCGTGGAATCATTGATGCTCAATCCCTTCGGCAGTCCCGTCGCGCTATAGGCATAAGGAGCCGTTCCGCCGGTCGCGGCTACGCTGGCCGAATAAGCAAGGGTTTTCGTCGCGTCCGGCAGCGAAGCCGTCGAAATGGAAACCGGGGTTGCCACCGGCGGGGTCACGGGCGTAGACGGTCCCCATGAGCCGTCGGCGCTGCTATGCGGTCCGTATGTCGCAGCGGCACCCGCGGTGCCCTTGTAATCGATCAGAGCGAAATCGTTTTTGTTATCGTCCGAATCGTTGAAATCCACCCGGCGCAAAGAAATGTTTTTGGAAGGACCGCCAGCCTCTTTCGGATAATCGCTGCCTTCGTAACCGTCGATCGTGCTGCCGGTATCGTTTCCAGCCGCTCCGAGCATGTCCACGAATCCAGCCGTTTTCGGCGTATTGGCGGACGGATTGACGTTCGTCGCATCCAGCAGCGTTTGGTTGCTCATCAGCACGACTTTCATGCCTTTGTTTTGCAACGTATACTCCGCATGATCGCGGGTGAAATTGATGTCTCCTGTTTTCACGCTAAGCTTCGTGCTAGGCGAAAGCGACGAGGCTGCGCGAATCAAGTACGAGCCGTGCGCGGGAATGCTGCCGGTCAAGTCCAGCTTCTCCCACGGTCCTGTCGCCCCGCTTAGTGGCAGAGCGGGATCCGCCGACGCGTTATATTGATTCATGCGATCCGCGTATTGAATGGACCAGTTGCCGAGGTCGACAGCTGCATCCGTCGGGTTGTACAGCTCGATGAAACCATAATCGGCCGCGCCGCCCGTGGACACGCCCGAACCGTAATACTGATAAATTTCAACGTGCTTCACATTCACGTTGTAGCCGCTTGCATCATATGGCGTACCCGCTGCGATCACAGGTGCAGCCGCGGATGCCGGAATGACGGCCCCGAATGAACCCGCCGCGATGATGCCAGACATGGCCAGCGACACCAAACGTTTATTCCTCGTATTCAACTCTACTTCATCTCCCATTCTAGGATTATTCTCCTAGTAGCTTAATGGGACAATGTGTCGACGGTATTAAGGTGATTTGGATATTTTGTAAATTCGCAACCTTCCCTTATCATTTCATGGCGAAAAGCCAAAAAAAGACGCCCGCTTTCGGCGCAGCCGATAACGAATCGTCGTTCATTCTTATGGAATTAGCGGAACGGGTAACGGATCTTCAAACCGTAAACGATGGAATATGGAGCGCACCGGCCTGCCTGCGCATGAACCCGTTCGGCCGTTCATCCCCCGAGCCTGTGGAACAGCCCGCCGATCAGCGCATGCGCCAGCGCGAAGCTGGACGCGATGATCGCCGCGATGACCGCCAGTATCAGCACGATCATCAGCAGCGAAGGCTTCCTGCCCCTCGGTAATTCTGCCGAACCCGGCTGCCCGTCCTCTTCCGTATGCATAGCGCCGCCCCTCCTATGCCCGGAATAAGCCGTTCAGGCTTACTCCTCATAGAAGATCATATGCGGCTTCTCGGCGATATAGTAGGACAAACGGTCCTGAAGCGAACCGGCGTGAAATTCCGCTCGCCTTATGCCCCGTAAGCTTTAAAATCGATTTCCAGGAACCGCGACACTTCCGGCACCCAGCGAGTTTCCACGAAATCCACATGCACGGGATGCGCATTATAAGCCTCGTAATCGGCTTGGCTGTTAAAGATCATCGAGAAGCCGTAGTCGTAATCGTTCTTCGGACTCACCTGTTTGAAAACGCTGAACTGATTCACGACGGGAATCGAGGTCAGCAGCCGCTCGCCGTCCCGCAGAAATTGCTCGGCCGCCTCGGATCCCGCCTCATGCTTCAAGTTAAAAATCACCATGTGTTGAATGCTCGTTTGTTCCATCTTCGTCATCCTCCTCCTAGTAATTACCCGTTAAGTTTAGCACATGCGCCGCGTCTTCCAAATCCGAAATTCTACAGAAGCCGAACGATCGATAGAGCGCCTCCGCTCGCGTTCCGCCTTTCCGTCTCCCGATCCGATCCGATCCGATCCGATCCGATCAGCTCCACGCACGGCCCGCTTCCAGAAACTTGTCATCGTCGAACGTCAGCCGGTACACGTCGGGCATCGTCAGCCGCTGCCAGAACGCGTAATCGTAACGCGCATCGTACGCCTGCATGATCATCGTCATCAAGTTGCCATGCGTTCCGACGGCGATCGTCTGTCCGCGAAACCGCTGCAGCATGTCCTGCAAAGCCCGAACGCCCCTCGACTGCGCCTCGCGAAACGACTCGCCGCCGGGAAGAACCGCGTCCGGATCCGCGAACGACTGCTTGATCGCCTCAAGGAACGTTGCCTTCGGCAACGAAACGTCTTCCCCGTGCAGCCGCCTTTCCCGCAAATCCTCCATCATGAGCACCGGCAAATTCCGTTCGTCCGCAATGCCCTGCACCGTCAGCACTGCCCGCGTATACGGGCTGGACACGACCGTGTCGATCGGCAGCCGGCCGAGCTTGGCGGTTAGCCGAAGCACATCCTCGCCGCCTTGCTCCGTCAGTCCTCTCGTGCGGTCGGCGCCGAGATGGACCGCCGATTCCGCATGACGAATAAGCAGCACATTCGTCTTCGTCTCCATGCTCATCCTCCCCCTTCGAGCAACGCATCGGAATTTCTAGTATAATCCATAGTAGCACATCGCCCGTCGTTTGCAGACGATTAGGTTAGCGATTCTAGCGTCCGCATGCGACCGCCAAAGGAGGAAGCTTATGCTGGAGAAATACCGGTTGAACGAGAAACGGAGCTTTTCACTTGCAGATTTCGATCCCGAGGATACAGCGGGCATCGCAGGCAAGGAAGACATCGAAGCGGAATTCGAAGCGCTCAAGGACAAGCTTAAGGAGCATCAAGAGAAGCTGTTCGCGGGAAAAACGAACGGCGTGCTCATCCTATTCCAGGGCATGGATTGCAGCGGCAAGGACGGCGTCATCAAGAAAGTGCTTGCGGGACTCAATCCGCAGGGATTCCGGGCCGAGAGCTTCAAGAAGCCGACGGCGGACGAATCGGCGCATGATTTTCTATGGCGGGCCCATAGAGTGGCCCCGGCCAAGGGATCGATCGCCGCGTTCAACCGCTCCTATTACGAAGAAGTGCTTATTACGCGGGTGCATGACCTCATCGACGGCAAGGAAGCGTCCAAGCGGCTCAAGCACATCGGGCATTTCGAGAAAATGCTGAGCGACGGCGGCATTACGATCATTAAGATTTTCCTGCACATTTCGCCGGATTTTCAATTGCGCAAAATCCAAGAGCGGATGGAGAACCCCGAGAAGCTGTGGAAATTCGACCCCAGCGACCTGGAGGAGCGGCAATACTGGAAGGCTTATACGAAGGCCTACGAGCACGCGATCAAAGCAACCTCGACCAAACGCAATCCGTGGTACATCGTGCCGGCCAACAACCGCTGGTTCCGGGACTACCTCGTGCTGCGGATCGTGGAATCCGCGCTCGATTCACTAGATCTATCCTATCCTGAAGTGGATATGTCGCAATTCCGTTTGGCAGCGGGCATTAACGAGTCAAGCAAATAGCAGTCACAAGAGGGGATATATGGGAGCCCTGACGCAACCCGCTGTTGACATCCGCTCTCCCGGGGAGTATAACAAATATAAATCACGACATGATCGAAATTCGTTGATGGGAACACGCGCTTTACGCAAGAGGCAATCCCCAGAGAGTCGGCGCCCGCTGAAAGCCGACGTTTGCCCGCGAATGACGCATCCTCCCTGAGAAGCCGTGCCGAACCGTCCGGGTCCCGATCCGGATGATGCAGTAAGCATGGACGGAATCCGCCGTTACACGGAGCGCGTATGTTGGTACGCGACAAGAGAGCCGTTACGCTGCAGGTCATCCTGCGACGGAGCGGAATTAGGGTGGTAACGCGAGATGCATCTCGTCCCTTCACGGGGACGGGATTTTTTTATTTTCAGACCAGCATTTTCAAGGCTAAAGGAGACGGTTGGCAATGGGGAACGAACGAAACTATGATGCTCTGACGGTAGGACTGACGGAAATCGCGCAAGCGCAAATGCACGTGAAGGATGTAGCCCTGCGCACGCCGCTGCAGCAGAACCGGGTGCTGTCCAAACGCTACGGCTGCAACGTCCTGCTCAAACGCGAAGATTTGCAGGTCGTCCGCTCCTTCAAGCTGCGCGGCGCCTATCATTTGATCAAATCCTTGCCGGAGGAGCGGCTGATGCGGGGCGTTGTCTGCGCAAGCGCGGGCAATCACGCGCAGGGCGTCGCTTACTCCTGCCAAACGCTCGGCATCCCGGGCAAAATCTACATGCCGAGCACGACTCCGCGGCAGAAGGTTAACCAAGTGGCGTTCTTCGGCGGTCCGAACGTCGAGATCGTCCTAACCGGCGATACGTTCGACGATGCCTTCCGGGAGGCGATCGCGGCTAGCCGGAAGGATGACCTTGCGTTCATCCACCCGTTCGACGATCCGAAGATCATTGCCGGCAACGGCACGATCGGCAAAGAAATCATGGAGGCGGTCGAAACAGCGCCGGATTTCGTCTTCGTCACGATCGGCGGCGGCGGGCTTGCGGCGGGAGTCGCGGCCTATGTCAAAGCCGTGTCGCCGGGCACGAAGCTGATCGGCGTGGAGCCGGAAGGCGCTCCGTCGATGCGCGTGTCGCTCGATGCCGGCGAGGTGATCGCGCTGGATACGATCGACAAGTTCGTCGACGGCGCGGCGGTGAAGCGCGTCGGCGACCTGACGTTCCGCATGTGCCGCGAGCTGCTGGACGACATCGTGCTCGTGCCGGAAGGCAAAGCGTGCACGACGATGCTCGACCTGTACAACGAGAACGCCATCGTGGCGGAGCCGGCCGGCGCATTGCCGATTGCCGCGCTCGATCTGTATCGCGATCAAATCGCGGGCAAGACCGTCGTCTGCGTCGTGAGCGGCGGGAACAACGACGTCGACCGGATGCAGGAGATCAAGGAGCGTTCGCTCGTGTTCGAGGGACTGAAGCATTACTTCATGGTCAGCTTCCCGCAGCGCGCCGGCGCCCTGCGCGAATTTCTCGATGAAGTGCTGGGACCGGACGACGATATTACGCGATTCGAATACACGAAGAAGCACAACAAGGACAACGGTCCCGCGCTCGTCGGCATCGAGCTGAAGCAGCGCGGCGATTACGAGCCGCTCATCGCGCGCATGAATCATAAGGGGCTCAGCTTCTTGGAGCTGAACAAGGACCCCGTCCTCTTCAATCTGCTGATTTGAGAATTGAGAATTGTTAACTATGCGCGCTTGGGATTAGTCTGAGCGCTGCGCAATAAGAGCCTTGGCATGCATCTTTTCCGTGCATGGCAAGGCTTTTTCCTTGTCCGCCCCGTCCCCTTACAATCACTTCACAAACCGCTGACCGCCCAGTGACATTCGCGCGTTATGCTTCCGGCAGGAGGTGTTTTTCCTATGAAAATCATGATCCTGTACGCTTCGTACGGAGACGGGCACTTGCAAGCCGCGCGCGCCATCAGCGAAGCGATTGAAGACCGCGGACTGGGCGAGCCGGTCCTCGTCGATTTGCTTGCCGAAGCGCATCCGTGGATTAACGCCATGACCAAACGGGTGTATCTGAAGAGCTACTCCTTGATCCCCGGCTTGTACGGCTGGATTTACGACCGGACCAAGCCGATGAAGCACGACTCCGTCTTCTCAGGCTGGCTTCACTCTTTCGGCCGCGACCGGCTGCGGCGGATTCTGCTCCGCCAGCGGCCGGATGCCGTCATCCACACTTTCCCCCTGCTCGCCATGCCCGCCCTCAAGAAAAAGATCGGCCTTCGCATTCCCGCCTGCACCGTCGTGACGGATTTCGATCTGCACCGGCGCTGGGTTCATCCCGATATTGACCGTTATTATGTACCGACCGAAGACATGAAACGCGAACTCCTGACGCTCGGCATCTCCGACCGCCGGATCTGCGTCAGCGGCATTCCGGTCAAACGCGGCTTCCGCAGCGCCGCCTGCGATCCGGACATCCGCATGCGTTACGGTTTCGACATCGGCACGCCCGTGGTATTGGTTATGGCCGGCGTTCAGTCCTCGCTTGCCGCGGTCGCAGCTATGATTTCACCGTTAATTGGGCATCCTGATCTTACCGTTGCCGTCGTCTGCGGGCGCAATGAAGCGCTTGCCGCCGCGCTGCCCGGACAGTTCGAAGAAGCCGCCTCCGAAGGAAGGCTGCGCGTCTTCGGCTATGTCGAAGCGATGCACGAGCTCATGGCGCTCGCAGCCTGCATCGTCACGAAGCCGGGCGGCGTCACGCTCGCGGAATCGCTCTCGCTCGGACTCCCGATCTTCACCTATCAACCGGTTCCGGGCCAAGAGCGGAACAATGCGCGCTACCTGGCGGACAAAGCCGCAGCCAATATCGTTCATTCGCCGGACCAGCTCGCCCAAGAAATCGTTCAACTCATCCACGATCCCGTTCTGCTGATGCAGCATAAACTTCGCGCGCGCAAGCTCCGGTACCAGGACGCGGCCGAGACCGTCGCCTTGGATTTCTGTTCCAGCTTGCATATAATGGAGAGGACATCCGTGCGCCTATAGAAGCGCGCAGCATTTACGGGAACCCTGGATATAAAGGGGATGTGACTGTCATTAAACGTCTGTTCAGTCGCGAAGTCGCACTATTTTCCGTCATTCTGCTGTTCGTCGAATTCATTCGCGGCGCGGCGCTTATCAGCTTCCTGCCGATTTACGGGGAGAAAACGCTCGGTTTATCGCTCGATATTATCGGCATCGCCATTACGGCCCACTACCTGACGGACACGGTACTCAAGATGTTCATCGGCTATTTGCTCGACCGGTTCTCCATCCGGTTCGTCGTTCATGTCGGACTGCTCGCTTCCATTGCCGGCATTCTGCTCATTCCGATCTCGGATCAGCCTTGGCTGTTCATTACGGCTTCGGCCTTGTACGGGGTCGGCATATCGCCGATTTGGATCGTCTGCCTGACCAAAGTATCCAGTGACCGACGGGCGATGCAAATGGGATTTTACTATACGATTTGGTTCATCGGCATCGGAGGCGGACCCATCGTCTGCAACGTGATTATGGACCGGAACCGCATGACGGCTTATTACTTGCTTCTCGTGCTTGCGGTAGTCAGCTGGCTGCTGTCCTTGTTTATCAGCAATCAGCGCGCTTCCGGTTCGGCGCCTTCGCTGCCGGTGCGCGAACAATTCGTTATTCTGAAAGAACGTCTGCTCCATATGCGGCTGCTGCTGCCGGGCATGGTGCTGCAAACGATGGGCGCCGGCATGCTGGTGCCCGTTCTGCCCAGCTTCGCGGAAGATAAGCTGGGCATGAACGGCGCGCAGTATTCCTTGCTGCTGCTTGCCGGCGGCTTCTGTACCGTTGTCAGCCTCATGCCGATGGGCAGGCTCTCGGACAAGCTCGGCGGCAAGAAATGGTTTCTCGTATTGGGCTTCATTCTGATCGGAGCGGCTTTGTACCTGATTTCCGTTGCGCCTCCGATGTGGGTCTGCATCGTACTGACCGGTATCCTCGGCCTGGCATACGCCACCTTGCTGCCCGCATGGAACGCGCTGCTCGCCAATTACGTGCCGCCGAAGCAGCAGGGGCTCGGATGGGGCATCTTCTCGACCGTCGAGGGTATCGGCGGCATGATCGGCCCCGTCATCGGCGGAACGCTCGCGACTTTGCAGGGCCAGTCCGCGGTGCTCTTGTATGGCGGCATCATGTATGCCGTCATCGGATTTTTCTATATTTGGTTTCCGTTCCGTGCGTTTCACGACAAAACGCATGCGTGAGAGCGTTGAACCAGGGGGACGTGTAAGGCATGAATCTGTTCGGAAATTGGCTTACCCAGTTTAAAAATATGGACTTGGAGCATCTCCAGCGAACGCTGGAGAGCTACTCGGCATACGGTCCCTTGCCTGGTATCTTGCTCCCGCTGGCAGAATCCTTCATCCCGGTGCTGCCATTGATCGTCTTCGTGGCGGCCAATGCCAACATATACGGGCTGTTCCTCGGTTCGCTCTACTCCTGGATCGGCGTCTGCACCGGGTCGCTCCTGCTCTTCTGGCTCTCCCGCAAGCTCGGCGGCCACTTCAGCGACTGGCTGCGCCGCAGGTTTCCGAAGGCCGGCAAGCTGCTTGCCTTCATCGAACGCAAGGGCTTCACGCCCATATTCCTGCTTGCCTGCTTTCCCTTCTCGCCTTCCGCGCTCATTAACGTCATATCGGGTTTAAGCGGCATTTCGTTCCGTTCGTTCGTATTGGCCATTCTGCTGGGCAAAGCCGTCATGATCCTTACGGTGTCCCTGCTCAGCTTCAATATCGGCGATTTATTGGAGCAGCCGTGGCGGATTCTGATCGCGCTCGTCGTGCTGGCCGTCATGTGGTTCGGAGGCAAGAAAATGGAAGCCCGTCTTCAGCTGAAATAGCCCCATTCGGAGAGGGAGACATCCAGAAAATGATGAATGCGATTGCAACGATCATCGTCTTAGTTATAGCCGGCACGCTCGTAGCCGTCATGGTT
It encodes:
- a CDS encoding choice-of-anchor I family protein, whose protein sequence is MGDEVELNTRNKRLVSLAMSGIIAAGSFGAVIPASAAAPVIAAGTPYDASGYNVNVKHVEIYQYYGSGVSTGGAADYGFIELYNPTDAAVDLGNWSIQYADRMNQYNASADPALPLSGATGPWEKLDLTGSIPAHGSYLIRAASSLSPSTKLSVKTGDINFTRDHAEYTLQNKGMKVVLMSNQTLLDATNVNPSANTPKTAGFVDMLGAAGNDTGSTIDGYEGSDYPKEAGGPSKNISLRRVDFNDSDDNKNDFALIDYKGTAGAAATYGPHSSADGSWGPSTPVTPPVATPVSISTASLPDATKTLAYSASVAATGGTAPYAYSATGLPKGLSINDSTGAITGTPADDAASANTAAITVTDSAPGTPGTVTKSLTINVNPMFQDSVSITKLGSFIAGTPNADGGVAEIVKYNTDNHKFYSVNGSSDPATLDIVSLDANGVPIQQANKINIEQTIADHVPNFAYGDFTSVDIDTKHDLVYAAIQESDYTKNGIILVFDYDGNFVKYYEAGVQPDMVKVTKDGSYVLTADEAEGRSTVDPEGSVTIVDTVNNTVKHVKFDNPSVIDDAVHLRGLATNGVITGPATSKDAAVYDLEPEYIALSADEATAYVSLQEGNAIGTINIAQGTVTSVKGLGYKDLNDPANSLDLVKDNAIKFENVPFKGMYMPDGIDTYTVDGNTYLFTANEGDSTDWPGARTNVSTIGAMKGSLTPGSAAATFLANNTVNGKTPYDGVEVPSDMGPDGIYLYGARSFSVWNPATMEQIYDSHNDFEKITAQRLPAYFNSNHADVSFDKRSPKKGPEPEYVKVGKVGNKAFAFIGLERISGIMTYDVTDPTKPVFANYINTRDFTAAGAGSLPPQTDTGPEGIDFIPASASPTGLPLILVANEVGGTVTVLQMNVTKVTLDKTSLTIASGSASKKLVATVQPVGNGAATATWSSSNTAVARVDANGNVSPRSQGTAVITAISADGYGMAEATVKVTASSVPGETPGTPSIPGTPTDSGTPTDPGTPTNPGQTGNNGSSNEQGTTVTTEVKTTTDSSGQATAAVTGEQIEEALSKLNAGTGNKVVEIKAIADSNATKNTITLPATALSQLASSTVNAVTIDAGLARVTLDGKALDTISKSATSGDVSISAAKVDLADLTANLSPSAQASVTAAIGSHPVYSFTVLADGKKVSDFAGGEASVSVPYTPAPGENMNAIIMYYLADNGDIAMVPEANYDPVTGMLSFTVKHFSTYAVGYNETKFSDIASSFAKDQIIYLSARNIIKGTSASSFAPKANVTRADFTLILARAAGVDLAAYGGSGFSDVSSDAYYAKSVAWAAANGITSGVSAKAFDPSANITREQMVTMIARFADKLQYKLPALTHGATFADASSISAYAQQAAMAVQQAGIINGKPNGSQTLFAPKQFATREETAKMIAILFQLMTK
- a CDS encoding PPK2 family polyphosphate kinase; the protein is MLEKYRLNEKRSFSLADFDPEDTAGIAGKEDIEAEFEALKDKLKEHQEKLFAGKTNGVLILFQGMDCSGKDGVIKKVLAGLNPQGFRAESFKKPTADESAHDFLWRAHRVAPAKGSIAAFNRSYYEEVLITRVHDLIDGKEASKRLKHIGHFEKMLSDGGITIIKIFLHISPDFQLRKIQERMENPEKLWKFDPSDLEERQYWKAYTKAYEHAIKATSTKRNPWYIVPANNRWFRDYLVLRIVESALDSLDLSYPEVDMSQFRLAAGINESSK
- a CDS encoding Dabb family protein is translated as MEQTSIQHMVIFNLKHEAGSEAAEQFLRDGERLLTSIPVVNQFSVFKQVSPKNDYDYGFSMIFNSQADYEAYNAHPVHVDFVETRWVPEVSRFLEIDFKAYGA
- a CDS encoding MGDG synthase family glycosyltransferase produces the protein MKIMILYASYGDGHLQAARAISEAIEDRGLGEPVLVDLLAEAHPWINAMTKRVYLKSYSLIPGLYGWIYDRTKPMKHDSVFSGWLHSFGRDRLRRILLRQRPDAVIHTFPLLAMPALKKKIGLRIPACTVVTDFDLHRRWVHPDIDRYYVPTEDMKRELLTLGISDRRICVSGIPVKRGFRSAACDPDIRMRYGFDIGTPVVLVMAGVQSSLAAVAAMISPLIGHPDLTVAVVCGRNEALAAALPGQFEEAASEGRLRVFGYVEAMHELMALAACIVTKPGGVTLAESLSLGLPIFTYQPVPGQERNNARYLADKAAANIVHSPDQLAQEIVQLIHDPVLLMQHKLRARKLRYQDAAETVALDFCSSLHIMERTSVRL
- a CDS encoding histidine phosphatase family protein, translating into METKTNVLLIRHAESAVHLGADRTRGLTEQGGEDVLRLTAKLGRLPIDTVVSSPYTRAVLTVQGIADERNLPVLMMEDLRERRLHGEDVSLPKATFLEAIKQSFADPDAVLPGGESFREAQSRGVRALQDMLQRFRGQTIAVGTHGNLMTMIMQAYDARYDYAFWQRLTMPDVYRLTFDDDKFLEAGRAWS
- the ilvA gene encoding threonine ammonia-lyase IlvA → MGNERNYDALTVGLTEIAQAQMHVKDVALRTPLQQNRVLSKRYGCNVLLKREDLQVVRSFKLRGAYHLIKSLPEERLMRGVVCASAGNHAQGVAYSCQTLGIPGKIYMPSTTPRQKVNQVAFFGGPNVEIVLTGDTFDDAFREAIAASRKDDLAFIHPFDDPKIIAGNGTIGKEIMEAVETAPDFVFVTIGGGGLAAGVAAYVKAVSPGTKLIGVEPEGAPSMRVSLDAGEVIALDTIDKFVDGAAVKRVGDLTFRMCRELLDDIVLVPEGKACTTMLDLYNENAIVAEPAGALPIAALDLYRDQIAGKTVVCVVSGGNNDVDRMQEIKERSLVFEGLKHYFMVSFPQRAGALREFLDEVLGPDDDITRFEYTKKHNKDNGPALVGIELKQRGDYEPLIARMNHKGLSFLELNKDPVLFNLLI